A stretch of the Gossypium hirsutum isolate 1008001.06 chromosome D07, Gossypium_hirsutum_v2.1, whole genome shotgun sequence genome encodes the following:
- the LOC107955055 gene encoding 1-aminocyclopropane-1-carboxylate oxidase 3 encodes MATFPVINLEKLNGEERATIMEQIKDACENWGFFELLNHGIPHEFLDTVERLTKEHYKKCMEQRFKELVASKALEGLQAEVTDMDWESTFFLRHLPESNMAEIPDLAHEYRKVMKEFALKLEKLAEELLDLLCENLGLEKGYLKKAFHGTRGPTFGTKVSNYPPCPKPDKIKGLRAHTDAGGIILLFQDAQVSGLQLLKDGQWVDVPPMRHSIVINLGDQLEVITNGKYKSVEHRVIAQTNGARMSIASFYNPGSDAIIHPAPALVENKQLYPKFVFEDYMKLYAGLKFQAKEPRFQAMKARETTLPIATA; translated from the exons ATTGGGGATTCTTTGAG CTGCTGAACCATGGGATTCCCCATGAATTTCTGGACACTGTTGAAAGATTGACAAAAGAGCATTACAAGAAATGCATGGAGCAGAGGTTTAAGGAATTGGTAGCAAGCAAGGCCCTGGAAGGTCTCCAGGCCGAGGTTACTGATATGGATTGGGAAAGCACATTCTTCTTACGCCATCTCCCTGAATCAAACATGGCTGAAATCCCAGATCTCGCCCATGAATACAG GAAAGTGATGAAAGAGTTCGCACTGAAATTGGAGAAACTAGCAGAGGAGCTTCTCGACTTGTTGTGCGAGAATCTTGGACTGGAAAAAGGGTACTTGAAAAAGGCTTTCCATGGGACAAGAGGTCCAACATTTGGAACCAAAGTTAGCAACTACCCACCATGTCCAAAACCTGATAAAATCAAGGGACTCCGAGCCCACACCGATGCTGGTGGCATCATCTTGCTCTTCCAAGACGCCCAAGTGAGCGGCCTCCAGCTTCTAAAAGACGGCCAGTGGGTGGATGTTCCCCCTATGCGCCACTCCATTGTAATCAACCTTGGAGATCAGCTGGAGGTAATCACCAATGGCAAATACAAGAGCGTGGAGCACCGAGTGATTGCTCAAACCAACGGAGCTCGCATGTCGATAGCTTCATTCTACAACCCTGGAAGTGATGCCATTATCCACCCAGCACCGGCTCTGGTGGAGAACAAACAGTTGTACCCCAAATTTGTGTTTGAAGACTACATGAAGTTATATGCTGGGCTGAAATTCCAGGCCAAGGAACCAAGATTCCAAGCCATGAAAGCCAGGGAAACAACTCTTCCCATTGCAACTGCTTGA